The Macaca mulatta isolate MMU2019108-1 chromosome 19, T2T-MMU8v2.0, whole genome shotgun sequence sequence GAAGATGTGAAAAATGTGGACCTGAGAATTTACAGTTAAAAATTGGTTGTACCAATGTGGATGAGTGTAAGGTGCACAAAAAAGGTTATAATAAGCTTAACCAGAGTTTGACAACTACACAGAGCAAAGTATTTCAATATGGCAAATATGTAAACGTCTTTCATAAATGTTCAAATTCAAAAAGACATAAGATAAGgcatactagaaagaagcttttgaaatGTAAGGAATATGTCAGATCATTTTGCATGCGTTCACACCTATGTCAACATAAAAGAATTTATACCAGAGAAAAttcctacaaatgtgaagaagaTGGCAAAGCCTTTAACTGGTCCTCAACCCTTACTTAttataagagaattcatactggagagaaaccttacaaatgtgaagaatgtggcaaagcctttagtaaGGCCTCAACCCTTACCAAGCATAAGGTAATTcatgctggagagaaaccctacaaatgtgaagaatgtggcaaagctttcaaCTGGTCCTCAGATCTTGTGacacataagagaattcatactggagagaaaccctacaaatgtgaagaatgtggcaaagctttcaaCCGGTCCTCAAGTCTTAcggaacataagagaattcatactggagagaaaccctacaaatgtgaagaatgtggcaaagcctatGGTAACTTCTCATcccttactaaacataaggtaattcatactggagagaaaccctacaaatgtgaagaatgtggaaaagccttcagaTGGTCCTCAAGCCTTATTGAACATAAGAGAAGTCATGCTGGAGAGAAACCccacaaatgtgaagaatgtggaaaagctttCAACCGGTCCTCAAGACTTAgtgaacataagagaattcatactggagagaaaccctacaaatgtgaagaatgtggcaaagctttcaaCCGGTCCTCAAGTCTTACGgtacataagagaattcatactggagagaaaccctacaaatgtgaagaatgtggcaaagcctatGGTAACTTCTCaacccttactaaacataaggtaattcatactggagagaaacccaacaaatgtgatgaatgtggaaaagccttcagctGTCCCTCAAGCCTTAttgaacataagagaattcatgctggagagaaaccctacaaatgtgaagaatgtggcaaagctttccAGCGGTCCACAAACCTTACGgtacataagagaattcatactggagagaaaccctacaaatgtgaagaatgtggaaaagccttcagctGGCCCTCAAACCTTAttgaacataagagaattcatgctggagagaaaccctacaaatgtgaagaatgtggcaaagctttcaaCCGGTCCTCAAAACTTAgtgaacataagagaattcatactggagagaaaccctacaaatgtgaagaatgtggcaaagctttctaCCAGTCCTCAATCCTTAaggaacataagagaattcatactagagagaaaccctacaaatgtgacgAATGTGGCAAAGCCTATGGTAACTTCTCaacccttactaaacataaggtaattcatactggagagaaaccctacaaatgtgaagaatgtggaaaagccttcagctGGCCCTCAAGCCTTAttgaacataagagaattcatgctggagagaaaccctacaaatgtgaagaatgtggcaaagccttcatCTGGTCCTGAAGACTTAgtgaacataagagaattcatactggagagaaaccctacaaatgtgaagaatgtggcacaGCCTATGTTAACTTCTCAgcccttactaaacataagataattcatactggagagaaaccctacaaatgtgaagaatgtggcaaagcctttagtaaGGCCTCAACCCTTACTGCACACAAGacaattcatactggagagaaaccctacaaatgtgaagaatgtggcaaagctttctaCCAGTCCTCAAACCTTAcagaacataagagaattcatactggagagaaaccctacaaatgtgaagaatgtggcaaagcctatGGTAACTTCTCaacccttactaaacataaggtaattcatactggagagaaaccctacaaatgtgaagaatgtggaaaagccttcagctGGCCCTCAAGCCTTAGTGAACACAAGAGAATTcatgctggagagaaaccctacaaatgtgaagaatgtggcaaagcctttagctGGGTCTCAGTCttcaataaacataagaaaattcatactggaaagaaattctacaaatgtgaagaatgtggtaaAGAGTTCAACCAATCCTCACACCTTACTActcataagagaattcatacggGAGGAAAAACCctagaaatgtgaaaaatgtggcaaagctttcaaTTAGTTCTCAACCCTTACTGAACATCAGGGAATTTATACAGAAgggaaaccctacaaatgtgaagaacgTGGCAGATTTTTTAACTCTTCCTCAAtccttactaaacataaggtaattcatactggagGGAATTCCTACAATTGTGtggaatgtggcaaagcctttaaccagtCCTTAAGGCTTACCACATATAAGACAACTCATACTGGACAGAAAGCATacacatgtgaagaatgtgggaaagcctcTAACAGATCCTCAATTCTTAACAGACACAGGTTAATTAATATTAGAGAGAAACTACAAACCTGAAAGATGTGACAATGCTTTTGGCAACACCTGAAACTTTTCTGAGTATAAAAGAAATCATACTGGTGAGAAATCCtagaaatgtgaagaatgtgacaaagccTTTAAATGGCTGTCACACTTGATTGTAGGTAAGATAACTCATATTGGAGAAAACTAGTGTGAACAGTGTGGCAAAACATTTAACCAATGCTCATACCTTTTTGCAAAGGAAAGCATTtatactagcctgggcaacagagggaaactctgtctggaaaaaaaatatcATTAATATCTTCTCACATCTTAGTCAATATCAGAGAGTTCATACTAAATAAAAGCGTTAAAAGTGCAATTGGTGTCAATAgatctttcagaaaatataagcCCTTAAATTCcagaagaatatttattttgaggaaaCACATTACAAATATAAAGAGGATTGTAGTACCTTTACTTGTATCACAGGTTTTATTGTACACATTTTGTACTACAGGAAAACCCTGAGGTAGTTGTTCCAACTTTGCTCAACATCAGGGAATTTATATTGAAGAATAACCCTGCAAATTTAATGAATTTGGAAAaacgtttttaaaaaaactacagactataaaacacaaaagtttatactaaaatatatttttgcagatacagtaaatattttaaaaatttaatccaaAATTAAGTAAAGAGAATCCACAGTAGAAATACCTGTCTCTCAAACTTCAGACATTACACTTACTCAGATTGCTGAGTAtaggaaaaaattcaaaactaaagttgataaaaagaaaaattatttgtaagtaACTTTAAAAGAAGTAGATCTTTGAAGagttataatttcatttaaagtatacttttgtcctgaaaatatagatttttttttttgccagacacagtggcttacacctgtaaggccaacactttgggatgctgaggtgggcagatcacctgagttgaagaccagcctggccaacatggtgaaatcccatgtctactaaaaagaaatacaaatattagcgaagcatggtagtgcacacctgtagtcccagctacttgggaggctgaggcatgagaatcacttgaacctgggagccagaagttgcagtgagctgagatgttgccactgcattgcagcctgggtgacagagcgagactctgtctcaaaagacaaaaacaaaaacaaaacaaaaacagcttatTTGGAAACTGAATACTGATGGAATTCAACTCTTTAATTACTTCATGCTATTTCATCGTTTCTGTTGTTTTCACATGTAAAAGCCTGTGATCAATTCTTTCTGCATCAAAGATTTGGGAGACTTTTAGTAGGTGGTCATTATTTATTACCTTTCTTATGGATGACTGAGGACATTAAAATGTAAGATGCATGATGAAAATCTAAGTAGAAAAGCTATTTGTGGTTAACTTATAGAATTGAGTGATGTATGAGGTAGGCGTTCAgagtaatattcttttttttttttttttttttttgagagagaatctcgttctgttgcccaggctggagtgcagtggaataatctcggctcattataagctcctcctcccaggttcaagctatgctcctgtctctgcctcccaagtagctgagattacaggtgcccatgaccacatccaactaatttttgtgttttagtaaaggaaggtttcaccatgttgaccaggctggtcttgaacttttgacctgaagtgatctgcctgctttggcttcccaaagtgctgtgattataggtgttagccactgcacccagccctaagtAATATTCTAATACATTATTATGAGAGAAAATCGttcttatagtttttttgtttttttttctttgagatggagtttcgctctgtggcccaggctggagtgcagtggccggatctcagctcactggaagctccgcctcccgggtttatgccattctcctgcctcagcctcccgagtagctgagactacaggcgcccgccatctcgccggctagttttttgtattttttagtagagatggggtttcaccgggttagccaggatggtctcgatctcctgacctcgtgatccgcccgtctcggcctcccaaagtgatgggattacaggcttgagccaccgcacccggccattacttatagttaaaatttaaatcaaaataattagTATGTCATTTTACTAATTGTAGTTTTATGTGATAAAACtacagttttaaagttttaaattgtgtgttaattttttaattgaacattGATGACATGTTAAACACTGTTATACATTCAGCAAAGTGTTATTATGCCACTAATTTTAACCTATTCCACCTTACTCAAGGGTGTATTTAAAAGATGGTAACAATACACTATTTGGTAACATAATAGACTAACATTTCTAgtattcttctttttcagtggCTTTAAACTGCAAATAAGTGAAAGAATATGGTTCCtgtgggttaattttttttatatttaaatttatttttcttagtttttgtgtgtacataatatgtgtatatatttatgtcatATATGGTATATTTTGGTACAgtcatacaatgtataataatcacattgtGATAAGGTACCTATAACCTCTAGCTTTTCTgttttgtattacaaacaattcaattctACAGTCTTAGTTACTCTAAATTGTACAGTTAAATTGTTATTGACTACATGGTTGTTTTTATGgtatcataaaaattatatataaacataaataaaatcaatatatttctGAGTCctgaataattttcaaaactttattatgtattttttgaacATGTGGCCTCTGCCTGAGAGCACATAATGGAGTTTTAGTTTTGACTTACATACAGTTAAATATACACATCTATTAGTCTAAAGATATAACTTAGGTTTAAGGAGCAAGGGTGTTTGAGTATAAGTTTGTAACTGTTTTCAGAAGAAAAGGGCAATATTGAAACAAAGCAAAGCATTTTAACAAGATGTCTAATttactagaaaacaaaaatcctcaaaaatgcTAAAAGCAAATGTATACTCTGCTTTGTATTCAGTTTATTACACTTTCTTACAGCTTATGATTTAGAATCTTTCCAtgcaaattttctgtttttacttgcATGATACTCATTCTAGacccataatctttttttttttttttttttttctgagaccaagtttccttcttgttgcccaggctcgagtgcgaTAGCAtggtcttgggtcactgcaacctccgcctcctgggctcaaatgattctcctgcctgagcctcccgagtaacttggattacaggcatgtgccaccacgcctggctaatttttgcattttgcgtagagatggggtttcaccatgttggccaggtttgtctcgaactcctgacctcaggtgatccagccatctcagcctcccaaagtgctgggattacaggtgtgagccaccatgcctggcctagacccataatctttttgtttcctgtttttttttaatatagtttatGAAGTATTTATTATCTGAGCTCATTTGTAgttataagaataatttttataaaatttcatcatgcacacaaaattatttttagaaggaATTCCACAATTTgtgtattattacattttatttagttaaaaCATTCCATTAGCTTCTAGAACCCTATATAAGCttacttttctttaattattcCCTTAACTTTTTATAAGTGacataagtaaattttatttattgagtcaATTTGTTTCAGTAAGTACTAGGGAAGCTTCATAAGTCATGTGGatgcttttatatataaatgtagcaAACAAACATGATGGTGTTCAGTGTATAACAGATGCTCCATAATTAGTCATAAATATTCCTGCTAAAGTTAGTTTGTAACTTCAAGTCAGAGATGGAAAATACCAATTgcaaagaaataacatttattcttCATGTGAGAACATTTTTTCCAGGCTGCAAAGCTGAATCTTGCTGAATTTAAAGAGAAATGCTTCATTCATGTCCTAATTATCTAAGTTTTATCCTTTTATGTGCATTCAAACCATATATGCATCACAGACCTTCTTTTTCTGTGTTACGACTACAGTTTTCTCACTGTTGTTTTCCTGCCATGTGGTTTCACACGGTATGTTGTAGGTTTTAAGGAGGACATTGGTATTTTTTAATGCACTGAAAAATTGGTTTTGACTGGAAAGTTTGCTTATAAATATAACTTTAAGATTGGCTAATTAACATAAAAGACATACATTGTCTACCGAAGAGAGGATTAAATCATCATGGTGtttctttgtaaaagaaaaatgttaggcTTTTATACAAAGTGTGGCAAATATGTAATTTGCTAgaacatacatataaaaattaaatttttaagagaATTAATAGTGAgcaattttaaatttagttatttaggATGTACTTACAGAACAACTTACATTTCCATGCAAAATCCTCTATTTAAAGTGTGAATGTTAAAGActgcaaaacaataaaataactgCTGTAAATTTGGAATAATACTTATTTTCTATATTGATACTACAATTTGGAGAAATTTAtcactcattttttaaagaaatgttttagtGGTTGAAGTTTAGTCTACAGTTTATATTCTTAGTCACCTAACTGTAGTGATCTCCTAGAtgattttctctgaaaacttTTGGAGATAATGGCAGCTTTTGGATTAAAACATTTCCTGTTAGTTTGCATGCAAACCAGTTTACTGTGATCACACAGTGGCCAATCATGTGAGCATAAGCAAGCCTGCCCTTTTCGTGTCTTTCATACTATTCCCATAAGCACCAATAACTTCAGGTGCCCCaagcttaaaataaaagtccTAAAGTCTTTGACTTCTCCCATGTACTGTGCTGGGTTCAGAACATACTGTTAAACATCAAAGTTCCTGTGGTTATGActgacaaatgagaaaacagcaaAGAGACAGACAGTATTTGAAACATTGTTATTCTTAACTtgacaaataaaatgtgtatttcattaaacaacattttgaagtatatatatacattgtcaAATGCTTAGAACTAGGTAATTAATACTTTATCttatattgttaacatttttatggttagacaacatgaaattttaaacatttttcaaaaatacaaatacattatgaactatagtcatcatgctgtacaaTAAGTctcttgaaattatttcttttatccaagtataattatgtattatttgaCAGCCATCTTTCAATCCCCCCATTTCTTCTAAATACCTTGGCATTTGGTGGTCACCAGTTTACATTGATGAGATTAACTTTTTTAGAATCCATGTGTAAGTGAAATCATGAGACATTAATCTTTCTGTGCTTCCCTTATTTCAactaatataatgtcctccagggtAATCCATGTGattgaaaataatagaatttttgttgtttaaaggtgaatattattccattgtgtatatctaccacattgCCTTTATTTACTCATTAGATGTTGAActgttgattttatatattttacacgTGAAGAGTGCTGCAAACAACCTAGAAGTGCAAATGTTTCTTCATTCTAATTCCATTTGTTTTGGAtatacagtggtgcaattgttATATGGTagtttgatttttaagttttttaagaaaactattttgtttttcataatggctgtccTCACTTACATTCAAACAAATAGTGtgcaagcattttcttttcttcagaattCTACCAACACTTTTTCTTCTTAGATTCCTTCTAACAGAAGTGAGTTGGTATCTCATAGTTCTTTTTTTTGCTTGCCTTTCCCTGATAATAATTGACGTTGAGCatgtttttaatatatctgttggccgtgtgtatgtctttttctgaaaaatatttaagcctttttctcatttttaatagttatttgttttttgtggtaTAGTCATTTGATTTTGTTATATAGTTttgatattaatcccttatcacatttatgatttgcaaacattttcttccattttttggtTTCCTCATCCTGTTGATTGTATTATATTCCGTGcagcagtttttaaatttaaaataatctgattCATCTATGTTTTCAATTTGCTCCTTGGGATttgaagtcaaattttaaaagtcactgcCCAACCAGTGTTACAGGGCTTTCAATCTATGTTGTTTATGGTAGTTTCAGAGTTTTagatcttatatttaagtatctaatttattttgtgtttttattttaagtatctaatttattttgtgtttttattttatttaagtatcgaatttatttatatatggtaTTAGTTGAGGGTCTTATTATATTCTTGTATATGTGGATATAAagtttctcaacaccatttattgaagatgcTGCCTTTTCCCTAAGAAATTGCCACCATTATTTACaaatcagatggctgtaaatacatcaatatatttctggtttcctttttcttctctacttGCTTGTGTGTTTTAATTCAggtaccacacttttttttttttttttttttttttttttactatagctTTTTAGTATATCTCAAAGTCAGATACCTTCACTTTTTCTATTGCttgattactttggctattcagggcctTTTGTGGTACCCTATAAattttagatgtatttttaaaaatttgttaattaTGTCACTGGTATTTCGGTAGAGGTTGCATTATAGCCGTACATCATTTTGTATAATACAGATGTTTAACAATATTAGTAACGCCAATTTATGATTAATATTTTTCCAATtgtgtttaatttctttaatttcatttaatgatAGTTGTCAGTGTATAGAAATTCTACTGACACTTGTATGTTGCTTTTGTGTTCTGCaagtttaatacatttattagTCCTACTAATTTTTAGTAATGTCTTAGGctttcatttacttaaaattatgtatagaaataaaaattacaccggaataatttaacattttttctaatctcagtgctttgatttttattttctaatttttctttcttgcataGTTAGTACTATGTTTAATAAGACTGAAGAAAGTGGGCATTTTTGTCTGCTCTTAGAGTAAAAGCTTACAAGATTTCCCTGTTTAGTATGTTATTAGCTgtgctttttgtgtgtatgtgtgtgttatatgtgGCAATTATTGGCTTGAGGTTCATTTGTCCTATACCTACTTTTTTCagaaatttatgaagaaatgtcGAATTTTGTTAAACTCTTATTCggcatttatttaaatgttagagATGAGAAATCACATCTGATTatacatagatttaaaaatatcttcagagactTCTGTGAACATGCATGCAAAGtagaaaatttagagaaaatagataaacTCCTGGATATACAAAACTTCCCAATATTGACAGAAAATAACAGAAGTCTTTAACAgagcaaaaatgtaaaatgtgtaatgacattgaataagtaataataaaactactAACCATAAAAAGCCCTGGATCATATGAAACCACAGCCATATTTTACTACATATACAAAGATAAGCTGGTCCTAATCCTACTGagtattccaaaaaatcaaggtgGCATTTCAACCTAATTGCATGAAATCAGTGAATTATGTGAAACTAAAATCTAGTGAAAACATAACGAAggaaactacaggtcaatattctGGGTGAACATTGGAACAATAATCCTCcatgaaatactagcaaactgaattcaaaagCAAATCAAAGTTATTTTGCTACTATCATGTGAGCTTTATTCCATCAATACAAAGATGTTTCATCATATGCAAGTCAGTAAGTGTGATTCACCATGTaaagataattaaaagaaaaaatatttaacacagtAGCGGCAGAGAAAGCATTCAAGAAAATCCAATATTGACTCAAAAATATTCTCAACACACTAGAGATTGATGAGACATACCTCAAAAGAATgagagtcatctatgacaaatcctTAACAAacatactaaaaatgcaaaaagtagatGCATTCtctataagaataaaaataagatgagaaTATCCATCCTAAACAGTCCTACTGAACATAGTAATGGAGTCCtagccagaaaaataaaaggaatccaaatagcaaaggaagtcaaattatctttattgATGATATATTTCTCTACCTAGAATACTTTAAGGATTTCACCAAAAGACTCCTAAGCCTAAAGACTTCaaaaaaatctcagaatacaaaatcaacacaaataCATAGAATTTCTGTACGCCAATAATAAACtgagaacaaaattttaaaagagctctatttacaatagccacacacaaaaaaattacctagaAATACATTAAGTCAAGGGGGTAAAATATCTCTACAAAGAACTGCAATGCTGAAGTAATAAGAGAGAatgcaaataaatagaaaaatactggATGCTCATGGATTCaaataatatagttaaaatggTCATTCTACctaaagcaacctacagatttaAGTGCTGTTTTTATCAAGACTATCCATGACGCTTttttatagaattagaaaaactattctaaatatatatacaaaagaattaaAGAGTTCAAATAGCCAAGACAACTTCAGactaaaagaataaatctgggccaagtgtggtggctcacgcctgtcatctcagtcctttgggaggctgaagaggatggatcacctgaggtcaggagtttgagaccaacctggccaacaaggtgaaaccattgtctactaaatacaaaaaatcaaccaGGTTTATCACCGAAACAAGTGCTCTTCGTCATCATCAAAGTAAGAAGAGCATTGCCTGCTTTCTTGGAAGCAGCTGACCTGTTTTCTACTGATACAAAGTGGAGAAGGCATTGAAATAGTGAAAGAGGATGATATAAATTGAATACTTATATGAAATAcagtttataataaaaaatagcatTTGGTGTTGTACAACTGTAGATGAGACTATTAACATGAGGTAATATTCTTATTTCTATTGACAAATTACCTTCATTTACAATATTCTTGtttcagaaatattcttttttctgctcTATATTTGCTAGCTTTTGGTAAAATCTTATCTGAACTcaatagcaataaaataaatccaTTCTACCACAAGCATTTTATTATTGCTGCATAtgcttattttgcttaaaatacGTTAGCTTTTGTTGAaagatttatagttttgtttCCGAGTGTTGTTTATTTCTGAGAAGTTGCTTTCATGATAGAAAACTGCTATTCTCAGCTCAAATCACCTTGACTAATAGCAAGTGAAAGTGATGTGTGGATGAGAAGAAAATGTGTCTTCTCTGCATCTCTTTTTTAATCAATTGGCTGAAGAAAGAGAATGCAGATAGAAGGTGAACGAAAATATAATCCCTGAAAGACCATGAAAAAGTCttcttaatcagaaaaaaataaaggaaatggtGATTTgagcagaatatatattattttgcaaaGCCTCTGAAATTTCAGTATACAACCTTCATTGctttaataaatatgttattcTTTCAATTGTAATTCTTCAGGAAATAATTCAATTCCCTGgtgatttaaaaaagagaagaataactTATTTGTTAAGGTAAGAGATGTAGGAAAGACTCATaacttttgaccaacatctcctccacctccagcttcaggcaatcatcattc is a genomic window containing:
- the LOC144336792 gene encoding LOW QUALITY PROTEIN: uncharacterized protein LOC144336792 (The sequence of the model RefSeq protein was modified relative to this genomic sequence to represent the inferred CDS: substituted 1 base at 1 genomic stop codon), producing the protein MRSHLCQHKRIYTRENSYKCEEDGKAFNWSSTLTYYKRIHTGEKPYKCEECGKAFSKASTLTKHKVIHAGEKPYKCEECGKAFNWSSDLVTHKRIHTGEKPYKCEECGKAFNRSSSLTEHKRIHTGEKPYKCEECGKAYGNFSSLTKHKVIHTGEKPYKCEECGKAFRWSSSLIEHKRSHAGEKPHKCEECGKAFNRSSRLSEHKRIHTGEKPYKCEECGKAFNRSSSLTVHKRIHTGEKPYKCEECGKAYGNFSTLTKHKVIHTGEKPNKCDECGKAFSCPSSLIEHKRIHAGEKPYKCEECGKAFQRSTNLTVHKRIHTGEKPYKCEECGKAFSWPSNLIEHKRIHAGEKPYKCEECGKAFNRSSKLSEHKRIHTGEKPYKCEECGKAFYQSSILKEHKRIHTREKPYKCDECGKAYGNFSTLTKHKVIHTGEKPYKCEECGKAFSWPSSLIEHKRIHAGEKPYKCEECGKAFIWSXRLSEHKRIHTGEKPYKCEECGTAYVNFSALTKHKIIHTGEKPYKCEECGKAFSKASTLTAHKTIHTGEKPYKCEECGKAFYQSSNLTEHKRIHTGEKPYKCEECGKAYGNFSTLTKHKVIHTGEKPYKCEECGKAFSWPSSLSEHKRIHAGEKPYKCEECGKAFSWVSVFNKHKKIHTGKKFYKCEECGKEFNQSSHLTTHKRIHTGGKTLEM